The Deltaproteobacteria bacterium genome contains the following window.
CGAAGCGCACCTCGCGCGGGTTCACCACCATCGGGCAGACGCAGGCGGCGGCCCCGAGGATCAGCAGCAGGTTGCAGATATTGCTGCCGACGATGTTCCCGATGGAGATGCCGGGGGCGCCGCGAAGGGCTGCATCCAGGCTCACCAGCAGCTCCGGCATGGTGGTGCAATAGGCCACCACGGTGAGCCCGATGATCAGGGGCGAGACGCCGAAGCGCCGCGCAAGCTGGACCGCGCCCCGCAACACGAACTCCGCCCCGCCCATGAGCAGGACGAAGCCACCGGCCAGTTCGAGATAAATCATGAGGGTCTTCGGGCCTGTCTCGCAGGATCGGGCGGTTCGAGGTTGAGTTCGCGGGACCGGGACGGCCCGAGGTTGATCTTCAATAGTCCGATAACCGGCGTGAGTCAAATCCGCGAATCCACCAGGAGAGGCAAGGGGGCGCTGGAAGATGCACCGTGCCATCTGGTAGTGTCAGTAACGGACAAGGAGACGGAAGGACATGGGAATCGGCATCGGCATCGGCTTCACCGGCTGGCCCTTCGGAGAGCCCAACCCCGAGGCATTCTGGAGCGCCGTGGACCTGGCGGAAAACCTGGCCATCGACTCGCTGTGGCTGAGTGATCGCGTGGTGTCGGAAACCCTGAGCCTCGAGCCCGTGGTGGCGCTCTCGTGGGTGGCCGCGCGTACCCGCAAGATGAAGTTCGGCACCAGCGTCATGGCCCTCCCGCTCAGGAACCCCACCGTGCTGGCCAAGGAGCTCGCCACCCTGGACTTCCTGTCGGGCGGACGGCTGCTGCTGGCCGTGGGTCTCGGCCGCGACGACGACACCGAGCTTCAGGCCTGCGGCATCCACCGCGCCGAGCGCGCCGGCCGCACCGAGGAAATGGTGCATCTTCTGCGCGCCCTGTGGTCCGGCAACAACGTCAGTTTCGAGGGGAAGTACTACCACCTCGAGGACGTCTCCATTCAGCCCAAGCCCGCCCAGGCCGATCCGCCCATCTGGGTCGGCGGACGAAGCGGCCCCGCCTTCCGCCGCACCGCCCGCCTGGCCGACGGCTGGCTGGCCTCCCAGATGCTGCCCGCGGAAGTGGAGACCGCCATCGCGCGCATCCGGAAACACGCCGACGACTACGGCCGCCGCATCGACCACGACCATTTCGGCGTGCTCTTCAACTACTGCTTCGCCAAGGATTCAGAGGAAGCCGCCCGCATCGCCCGCCCCCACGCCCTGCGCAACCGCACCGACGTGGAGTTCACCGAAACCTCCGCCCTGGGCACGGCTCAGGACATCACCGCCGCCATCCAGCGCTTCATCGACGCCGGCGCCTCCAAGTTCGTCGCCCGCCCCGCCTGCCCCCCCGAAGCCATCCACGACCAACTCCGCCGCCTCGGCACGGAGATCATCCCGCGGTTCGCCTGACGACTGTCATTCCTCCAAAAACGCGGCCTACCGCACTTCCGCGATCTTGTTGAACCCGTCGTAGGCGGCGACCTTGTAGGCTTCGGCGAAGGTGGGGTAGTTGAAGACGTTGTCGCGGAAGTACTCGATGGTGCCGCCGAGGGCGATGACGGCGTGGCCGATGTGGATGATCTCGGT
Protein-coding sequences here:
- a CDS encoding LLM class flavin-dependent oxidoreductase, which codes for MGIGIGIGFTGWPFGEPNPEAFWSAVDLAENLAIDSLWLSDRVVSETLSLEPVVALSWVAARTRKMKFGTSVMALPLRNPTVLAKELATLDFLSGGRLLLAVGLGRDDDTELQACGIHRAERAGRTEEMVHLLRALWSGNNVSFEGKYYHLEDVSIQPKPAQADPPIWVGGRSGPAFRRTARLADGWLASQMLPAEVETAIARIRKHADDYGRRIDHDHFGVLFNYCFAKDSEEAARIARPHALRNRTDVEFTETSALGTAQDITAAIQRFIDAGASKFVARPACPPEAIHDQLRRLGTEIIPRFA